One Dehalobacter sp. 12DCB1 DNA window includes the following coding sequences:
- a CDS encoding Crp/Fnr family transcriptional regulator, with the protein MAKDDDTLSHLSNYPWLNTRRRIIDYIKKFNQRMVVKKGQVFLEYGEELTNVYCLEDGLLGIRSLGLNGKQRTLGILRPGGIYGIIDVVMGFESPQYEVNAYQDTTLFYISKKQTLEGIICDPMLAFAYMECLCDIIAVLNDSVESSSFYSPKQQLLLFLRNLCKLNHIEDYGWYRAQYSFSHQEIADIIGSTRENVTMHLNNLKKSGLIKITRRQIYFCKDFETRIQSEFRHYGLRNC; encoded by the coding sequence GTGGCTAAGGATGATGATACTTTGTCTCATCTTTCAAATTATCCCTGGCTCAATACAAGGAGGAGAATTATTGACTATATAAAAAAATTCAATCAACGCATGGTAGTCAAAAAGGGACAAGTATTTTTAGAATATGGAGAAGAATTGACAAACGTCTACTGTTTGGAAGATGGTTTGCTGGGAATTCGTTCTTTAGGTTTGAACGGCAAGCAAAGAACTCTTGGAATCTTAAGACCCGGGGGGATTTACGGCATTATCGATGTCGTTATGGGCTTTGAAAGCCCTCAATATGAAGTAAATGCTTATCAAGACACCACCTTATTTTATATCTCTAAAAAACAAACTCTGGAAGGTATAATATGTGATCCAATGTTAGCATTTGCTTATATGGAATGCTTGTGTGACATTATAGCTGTTTTAAATGACAGCGTAGAAAGTTCATCTTTCTATAGCCCAAAACAACAGTTATTATTATTTTTGCGCAATCTCTGTAAACTAAATCACATAGAAGATTACGGTTGGTACCGAGCTCAATACAGTTTTTCACATCAGGAAATCGCCGATATTATTGGTTCAACCCGCGAAAATGTAACAATGCATTTAAACAATCTCAAAAAAAGTGGATTAATCAAAATAACTCGTCGTCAGATATATTTTTGCAAAGACTTTGAGACTCGGATTCAATCGGAATTTCGTCATTATGGACTTAGGAACTGCTGA
- a CDS encoding trigger factor, translated as MRQFELGQYKDLNVKRFDTSAGENDINRAIDYILNSFDEIEEEKRNEPIEKGDYVIIDIEAMEKGTSVPVIRDFGSKFRVGSDDVLQEITTNLLGKKMGDTVNFETVIQPDAFEFQRLWGCMITFSIKIKSVLIEKKPELTKEFIQRIEPNVRNLEYFEKMLTERITQEKKVKEREANLNLVFQALIERCKYEFDEEKLDLAAEDLYKKFTEELKNVDNMELMTYLIHRGITADELLAECKDEAARRVIRERIIDAVIEKEGISLTADEISYLEERIIDKENNGQIPVQFDDINLLQTQYLRQKARDFLLDNNLKREIF; from the coding sequence ATGAGACAGTTCGAACTTGGACAATATAAAGACTTAAACGTCAAGCGTTTTGATACGTCAGCTGGAGAGAACGACATAAACCGAGCCATAGATTATATCTTAAATTCTTTTGACGAAATTGAAGAAGAAAAAAGAAATGAACCGATTGAAAAGGGTGATTACGTAATAATAGATATTGAAGCTATGGAAAAGGGAACATCTGTACCGGTTATAAGAGATTTTGGTTCAAAATTTAGAGTAGGCAGTGATGATGTATTACAGGAAATTACCACCAACCTTCTGGGAAAGAAGATGGGTGACACTGTAAATTTTGAGACGGTTATTCAGCCCGATGCCTTTGAATTTCAGCGTTTGTGGGGATGCATGATTACTTTTTCCATTAAAATTAAAAGCGTTCTTATTGAAAAGAAACCTGAACTGACTAAAGAATTTATTCAGAGAATAGAACCTAATGTAAGAAACTTGGAATACTTTGAAAAAATGTTGACAGAGAGGATCACCCAGGAAAAAAAGGTTAAGGAACGGGAGGCAAATCTTAATCTGGTGTTTCAAGCTCTAATTGAACGGTGCAAATATGAATTTGATGAGGAAAAATTAGATTTGGCGGCAGAAGATTTGTACAAGAAATTTACGGAAGAACTCAAAAATGTTGACAATATGGAACTAATGACTTATTTGATCCATAGAGGAATAACGGCTGACGAACTGCTGGCCGAATGTAAGGACGAAGCAGCCAGGAGAGTTATCAGAGAGCGTATTATCGATGCTGTGATTGAAAAAGAAGGTATTAGTCTGACAGCAGATGAAATCAGTTATCTAGAGGAACGAATAATCGATAAAGAGAACAATGGGCAGATTCCTGTGCAGTTTGATGACATCAATCTCTTACAGACGCAGTATCTGCGCCAAAAAGCAAGGGACTTTTTGCTTGATAATAATTTGAAACGTGAAATTTTTTAA
- a CDS encoding tetrachloroethene dehalogenase, which translates to MKIFDVLIWMSLGVILLLIQYGIWWYLKGKGKATIPLQLCGFLANFFLVFAMAWGYSSFKEHEYQAIAMGFIFFGGTALIPAIITYRLANLKAKATNKKSDTIAP; encoded by the coding sequence GTGAAAATTTTTGATGTGTTGATTTGGATGAGTTTGGGTGTAATATTACTACTTATTCAATACGGTATTTGGTGGTATTTGAAGGGCAAGGGAAAAGCTACCATACCCCTGCAGCTCTGTGGATTTCTTGCGAACTTTTTTCTGGTGTTTGCAATGGCTTGGGGATATTCCAGCTTTAAGGAACATGAATACCAAGCTATAGCCATGGGATTTATTTTCTTTGGAGGCACTGCCCTTATTCCTGCAATTATTACCTATAGGTTGGCTAACCTTAAAGCAAAGGCAACAAATAAGAAATCCGATACTATTGCACCTTAA